Proteins from a single region of Luteolibacter arcticus:
- a CDS encoding sensor histidine kinase, with the protein MKIQLMRLPGLCVALSILTTLLPNPIAAAPPAQSMNPIGRVARLFNRNLVEVEARAQWLGSSLGYLAAFEEKPLREGLGWRCGCLDESAGNSWVALDLGRDVPLGEIFLIPAQRQTGDLNDLFPRRFTVEAACQPDFSDARVIHSSGKIHQGSPEGYPLRLAGDGRPARHIRLTLDEGHHRGLKNAAALSEIFVFNFERHPVSFGAKVTTSQSVNVPRIWGPNYLVDGRTPLGLWEGGASTWTNSRGDCLEVTAEDPRAEWMMDFGKSATIDRIVFFPYALPELSGPGVVPPLLKVEVAGQPDFSDATLIATTGSDDLPADLTTPLVLPTRPAAARYLRIVSDKAWQLGNRHLQALGEIEAWSGNDNLAAGLPITVRNGGLDHPIHELTDGVGSYQILPIYSWLTQLVERRQVESKLAELNGRRTTMASESELNTTWGGAIALGLTFLIPVAIVERRRLVSRTQLDKLRKRIASDLHDDIGSNLGSISIIARSAKREMEKKLGPGELTNDLGEVEIIARESSLAMRDIVWLLERRQDTIGDLVQRMRDCAARLLRDVEYSLVCRSSKTTAKLTLDAKRHLFLFYKEALHNIVKHSKATTVVVRLYDVRDKLVMEVTDNGVGLPRGEGDQIAAVKKISDRARVLEGVLAVESEPGKGTTLRLTVKRTSLMATKKMSHE; encoded by the coding sequence ATGAAAATTCAACTCATGAGGCTTCCCGGCCTCTGTGTTGCACTGAGCATTCTGACCACCCTGCTCCCCAATCCCATCGCTGCCGCCCCACCCGCGCAGTCGATGAATCCGATTGGCCGCGTGGCCCGGTTGTTCAATCGCAATCTCGTCGAGGTGGAAGCTCGAGCCCAGTGGCTTGGGTCCAGCCTGGGCTATCTCGCCGCTTTCGAAGAGAAGCCGCTGAGGGAGGGCCTCGGCTGGCGATGTGGCTGTCTCGATGAGTCCGCTGGTAATTCATGGGTAGCGCTTGACCTGGGACGTGATGTCCCGCTGGGCGAAATTTTCCTCATTCCCGCCCAGCGCCAGACCGGTGACTTGAACGATCTCTTCCCCCGCCGCTTCACCGTGGAGGCCGCGTGCCAGCCGGATTTCTCCGACGCCCGGGTCATCCACAGCAGCGGGAAGATCCACCAGGGCTCGCCGGAAGGCTATCCGCTTCGCCTTGCGGGCGACGGACGACCGGCCCGCCACATCCGCCTCACCCTCGACGAAGGTCATCATCGCGGGCTGAAGAATGCCGCGGCCCTCTCGGAAATCTTCGTGTTCAATTTCGAGCGTCATCCCGTGTCCTTCGGGGCCAAGGTGACCACCAGCCAGTCGGTGAACGTACCGAGAATCTGGGGCCCGAACTACTTGGTCGATGGCCGCACGCCGCTCGGCTTGTGGGAAGGCGGGGCCTCCACATGGACGAACTCCCGCGGCGATTGCCTGGAAGTCACCGCTGAAGATCCCCGCGCCGAGTGGATGATGGACTTCGGCAAGTCCGCCACCATCGACCGGATCGTGTTCTTTCCCTACGCCCTGCCGGAATTGTCCGGCCCCGGCGTGGTGCCACCGCTCCTGAAAGTCGAGGTCGCCGGCCAGCCGGACTTCAGCGATGCGACCCTCATTGCCACCACCGGCAGCGATGACCTTCCGGCCGACCTCACCACGCCGCTGGTGCTGCCGACCCGGCCCGCCGCCGCCCGCTACCTGCGGATCGTCTCCGACAAGGCATGGCAACTGGGCAACCGCCACCTGCAAGCGCTCGGCGAGATCGAAGCCTGGTCCGGCAACGACAACCTCGCCGCCGGTCTCCCGATCACCGTCCGCAACGGCGGCCTCGATCATCCCATCCACGAACTCACCGATGGCGTGGGCAGCTACCAGATCCTGCCGATCTACTCGTGGCTCACCCAGCTCGTCGAACGCCGCCAGGTCGAAAGCAAGCTGGCCGAACTCAATGGCCGCCGCACCACCATGGCGTCGGAGAGCGAACTCAACACCACCTGGGGTGGCGCGATCGCGCTCGGCCTCACCTTCCTCATCCCCGTCGCAATCGTCGAACGCCGTCGGCTCGTGTCGCGCACCCAGCTCGACAAGCTGCGCAAGCGCATTGCATCCGACCTGCACGACGACATCGGCAGCAACCTCGGCAGTATCTCCATCATCGCCCGCTCGGCGAAGCGCGAGATGGAGAAGAAGCTCGGTCCCGGCGAGCTGACCAATGACCTCGGTGAAGTCGAAATCATCGCCCGCGAAAGCTCGCTGGCCATGCGCGACATCGTCTGGCTGCTAGAGCGCCGCCAGGACACCATCGGCGATCTCGTCCAGCGCATGCGCGACTGTGCCGCGCGGCTGTTGCGCGATGTCGAATACTCGCTGGTCTGTCGTTCTTCCAAGACCACGGCCAAGCTGACGCTCGATGCCAAGCGCCATCTGTTCCTCTTCTACAAGGAAGCCCTCCACAACATCGTGAAGCACTCGAAGGCCACCACCGTAGTGGTGCGACTCTACGACGTTCGCGACAAGCTGGTGATGGAGGTTACCGACAACGGCGTGGGCCTGCCGCGCGGTGAGGGCGACCAGATCGCCGCGGTGAAAAAGATCAGCGACCGCGCCCGCGTCCTCGAAGGCGTCCTCGCCGTCGAATCCGAGCCCGGCAAGGGCACCACTCTCCGGCTTACAGTGAAACGAACCAGCCTGATGGCCACCAAAAAAATGTCCCATGAATAG
- a CDS encoding response regulator, whose amino-acid sequence MNSTTTTPIRIWICEDHANFAKQISRLIAGEDDLECEKAFNHPDDLMAEFNYCAQPPDLLMLDLGLPGKDGLQVLREVKAKFPDQRIVILTSFDDRERVYRAICNGAAGYLLKTADPDDILAGIRDVMQGSAALSSPIASMILEGFSKHGPVEETEPLTSREEEVLRALVKGFIKKEIAEQLDISQHTVDMHLRAVYRKLHVRTQTEAVSKALRKGLV is encoded by the coding sequence ATGAATAGCACAACCACCACCCCGATCCGGATCTGGATCTGCGAAGATCATGCGAACTTCGCCAAGCAAATCAGCCGCCTGATCGCGGGCGAGGACGACCTCGAATGCGAGAAGGCTTTCAATCACCCCGACGACCTGATGGCGGAGTTCAACTACTGCGCTCAGCCGCCGGACTTGCTCATGCTCGACCTCGGGCTGCCCGGCAAGGACGGCCTCCAGGTGCTGCGCGAGGTGAAGGCGAAGTTCCCGGACCAGCGCATCGTCATCCTCACCTCCTTCGACGATCGCGAGCGCGTCTATCGCGCCATCTGCAACGGTGCCGCCGGCTACCTGCTTAAGACCGCCGATCCCGACGACATCCTCGCCGGCATCCGCGATGTCATGCAGGGCTCCGCCGCGCTCAGCAGCCCCATCGCCAGCATGATCCTCGAAGGCTTCTCCAAGCACGGACCGGTCGAAGAAACCGAACCGCTCACCAGCCGCGAGGAAGAAGTCCTGCGCGCCCTGGTGAAAGGCTTCATCAAGAAGGAGATCGCCGAGCAACTCGACATCTCCCAACACACCGTGGACATGCACCTCCGCGCCGTTTACCGGAAGCTCCACGTCCGCACCCAGACCGAAGCCGTGTCCAAGGCACTGCGCAAAGGTCTCGTCTGA
- a CDS encoding argonaute/piwi family protein yields the protein MSWNVRIFNEPILSFGGENQSYDIREGIQDFGPVDAGSSRAKLSVRIGIVGTPKTISAFKQWMKTCEEGIAGHDPQNPNLHPAFPGLDPAVGFRCSFTIDPTWESFVTEADIISAATKSGSVLALASLFHKHISALFDVSSAKPDVVICLPNDVVRKTVKPRFDDEGNEDLAPDDSDKGVDFHDYLKGLCLQSRTVFQLIWPRTYSEGAKGVQDPATRAWNLFGALFYKAGGIPWKLMKTPGGHRTCYVGISFSIRPEGGTFHSCLTQVFNDRGEGTILRGGLALKSEEDHEYHLSADSSEQLLSNALCSYASANSETFPDRVVIHKSSGYDEGELRGFNAAAEKHAVRFRDFLALRDSRLRLFRTGAYPPLRGTHLIMDDQNSILYTRGSVPFYRKYPGPYVPRSLHIRYFQSDSAQSELAEEILALTKLNWNKTQFDSFYPITLGGSKRIGEIYQWCPDAPADPISYSFFM from the coding sequence ATGAGCTGGAACGTTAGAATTTTTAATGAGCCGATTCTTTCCTTCGGAGGTGAGAACCAGTCTTACGATATTCGAGAAGGAATTCAGGATTTTGGACCTGTCGACGCAGGGAGTTCTCGTGCGAAGTTGTCAGTCCGAATCGGGATTGTCGGAACACCCAAAACTATTTCGGCATTCAAGCAGTGGATGAAGACCTGTGAGGAGGGTATCGCAGGCCACGATCCGCAGAACCCAAATCTTCACCCCGCTTTTCCCGGGCTCGATCCGGCTGTTGGCTTCCGCTGCTCATTCACGATCGATCCGACATGGGAATCGTTTGTGACGGAAGCCGACATTATATCAGCTGCCACGAAATCTGGATCTGTCCTCGCGCTAGCTAGTCTCTTTCACAAGCATATTTCCGCGCTATTTGATGTCTCATCTGCAAAACCGGACGTCGTGATCTGTCTGCCGAACGATGTAGTTCGAAAGACCGTGAAGCCTCGCTTTGACGATGAAGGAAACGAGGATCTTGCACCTGATGATTCCGACAAGGGAGTTGACTTTCACGACTATTTGAAGGGGCTGTGCCTTCAAAGCCGGACCGTGTTTCAATTGATCTGGCCACGAACTTATAGTGAGGGGGCTAAGGGTGTTCAAGATCCCGCGACCAGAGCTTGGAACTTGTTCGGAGCCCTGTTCTACAAGGCGGGCGGGATCCCTTGGAAGCTAATGAAAACCCCTGGAGGACACAGGACATGTTACGTTGGTATTTCATTCTCTATCAGACCTGAAGGAGGGACTTTCCACTCGTGCCTGACTCAAGTTTTCAACGATCGAGGCGAAGGTACAATCCTTCGTGGAGGCTTGGCACTGAAATCTGAGGAGGACCATGAATATCACCTTTCAGCTGACTCCTCAGAACAGTTGTTGTCCAATGCTCTGTGCAGCTACGCATCGGCAAACAGCGAGACGTTTCCTGATCGAGTCGTCATTCACAAATCTTCGGGCTACGACGAGGGGGAACTCAGGGGGTTCAATGCCGCTGCTGAAAAGCATGCTGTTCGTTTCCGTGACTTTCTGGCGCTTCGCGATTCTCGACTCAGGCTGTTCCGAACAGGTGCTTATCCGCCGCTTCGGGGGACGCATCTGATAATGGATGACCAGAACTCGATCCTGTATACGCGGGGAAGCGTCCCGTTCTACCGAAAGTATCCTGGCCCCTACGTGCCCCGCAGCTTGCACATTCGCTACTTTCAGTCCGATAGTGCTCAATCAGAACTCGCGGAGGAAATTCTCGCGCTGACCAAGCTCAACTGGAACAAGACACAGTTCGACTCGTTCTATCCAATTACACTTGGAGGTTCGAAGCGTATTGGTGAAATTTATCAATGGTGCCCCGACGCTCCTGCGGATCCAATTAGCTACTCGTTTTTCATGTGA